A stretch of the Sphingobacterium thalpophilum genome encodes the following:
- a CDS encoding alpha/beta fold hydrolase — protein sequence MEELIHSKIYGAENGGTPLLVLHGLFGMADNWGSFGRSFGEKRQVHLLDLRNHGRSFHSDDMSIEVMAKDLLNYILSIGAQKVVLLGHSLGGKIAMQFAFDHPAQVERLIIADIAPKAYPPHHGDIFNALCAVDFNKVNNRKDVQDKLEQYLQDPGVIQFLLKNVYIKEDRTLGWRFNLDILQKKYADFITVGIKSGLFPGPTLFLAGEKSRYILPEDKDDIKRQFPNVRFETVPNAGHWVQAENPQAFDSFVADFLTN from the coding sequence TTGGAAGAACTTATTCATAGTAAAATATATGGAGCGGAAAATGGCGGCACCCCACTTCTCGTGCTGCATGGTCTCTTTGGCATGGCAGATAACTGGGGGTCTTTTGGCCGCAGTTTTGGCGAAAAAAGACAGGTACATCTATTGGATCTTCGCAACCATGGACGCAGCTTCCATAGCGATGATATGTCCATTGAGGTTATGGCAAAGGATCTCCTAAATTACATTCTGTCCATAGGTGCACAAAAAGTAGTCTTGCTGGGGCATTCACTGGGTGGTAAGATCGCCATGCAGTTTGCTTTTGACCATCCTGCCCAAGTAGAAAGATTAATTATTGCCGATATTGCGCCTAAAGCATATCCGCCGCATCACGGAGATATCTTCAACGCCTTATGCGCCGTGGATTTTAACAAGGTAAACAATAGAAAAGATGTCCAGGACAAACTGGAACAGTACCTTCAGGATCCGGGTGTCATTCAGTTCCTGCTCAAAAACGTCTACATAAAAGAAGACCGGACATTAGGCTGGCGGTTTAATTTGGATATTTTGCAAAAAAAATACGCCGATTTTATTACTGTCGGCATAAAGTCTGGTCTATTCCCCGGGCCTACTTTATTTCTCGCAGGAGAAAAGTCCCGCTATATTCTCCCCGAGGATAAAGACGACATCAAAAGACAGTTTCCAAATGTCAGATTCGAAACGGTACCGAATGCTGGTCATTGGGTGCAAGCAGAAAATCCACAGGCCTTCGATTCCTTTGTAGCAGATTTTCTGACGAATTAA
- a CDS encoding cryptochrome/photolyase family protein, producing the protein MEKATRVVVFWFRRDLRMEDNKGLSRALATGLPVLPIFIFDTNILERLASKTDRRVDYIHQALEGINRKLQKYGARLNVFRGDPLTVFGTLATQYDLQEVYCNRDYEPEAIQRDREIFEFLKASGVPFRGVKDQVIFDRNELVKNDGTAYTIYTPYAKKWREELERHTYQPSSGLVGHFLQQEHIPLIPLEQLGFKKTDLLFRLPRLDAEIIANYDRYRDFPALSATTNLGMALRFGTISIRQCVAFALEKNEVWLSELIWREFFMQIMYHYPHVVKESFRKKYDDIQWRNHEEEFDRWCEGQTGYPLVDAGMRQLNKTGFMHNRVRMIAASFLCKHLLIDWRWGEAYFAEKLNDYDLAANNGNWQWAAGSGCDAAPYFRVFNPILQAEKYDKNRVYISRWIPELVSGRYPGAMVDHAFARDRALKAYAAALGKTNT; encoded by the coding sequence ATGGAAAAAGCTACGAGAGTTGTTGTGTTTTGGTTCCGGAGGGATCTTCGTATGGAAGACAATAAGGGGTTGTCGCGAGCCTTGGCCACGGGGCTGCCTGTGTTGCCTATTTTTATTTTTGACACCAATATTTTGGAGCGGCTTGCCAGTAAGACCGACCGGCGCGTAGATTATATCCATCAGGCACTGGAGGGCATCAACCGAAAGTTACAAAAATACGGTGCCAGGTTAAATGTCTTCAGGGGTGATCCGCTAACCGTGTTTGGCACCTTAGCGACGCAATATGATCTGCAGGAAGTCTATTGTAACCGCGACTATGAACCCGAGGCTATTCAAAGAGACCGGGAAATTTTCGAGTTCTTGAAAGCTTCCGGTGTTCCGTTTAGAGGCGTAAAAGATCAGGTCATCTTTGATAGAAACGAGCTTGTGAAAAATGACGGTACAGCCTATACGATCTATACGCCTTATGCCAAAAAATGGCGGGAAGAATTAGAACGGCATACTTATCAGCCGTCATCTGGCCTAGTGGGTCATTTTCTTCAGCAGGAGCATATCCCTTTGATACCCCTAGAGCAGCTGGGATTTAAAAAGACGGATTTGCTATTTCGTCTTCCGCGTTTAGATGCTGAAATTATAGCGAACTACGACAGATATAGAGACTTTCCGGCATTGTCGGCAACGACAAATTTGGGCATGGCACTCCGCTTCGGTACGATCAGTATCCGTCAATGTGTGGCCTTTGCGTTGGAAAAAAATGAAGTTTGGCTTTCAGAGCTTATCTGGCGTGAATTTTTTATGCAAATAATGTATCATTATCCACATGTCGTCAAGGAGTCGTTCAGAAAGAAATATGATGATATTCAATGGCGTAACCATGAGGAGGAATTTGACCGATGGTGCGAAGGACAGACCGGATACCCCTTGGTTGATGCAGGGATGCGACAGTTGAACAAGACGGGGTTTATGCATAACCGCGTTCGGATGATAGCGGCCAGCTTCCTCTGCAAACATCTGTTGATTGACTGGCGCTGGGGCGAAGCCTATTTTGCCGAAAAATTGAACGATTATGATTTGGCCGCCAATAACGGGAACTGGCAGTGGGCGGCAGGAAGCGGATGTGATGCGGCACCCTATTTTAGGGTTTTTAATCCAATACTTCAGGCAGAAAAATATGATAAAAATAGGGTGTATATCTCCCGCTGGATTCCCGAGCTCGTGTCGGGTCGATACCCGGGGGCCATGGTCGACCACGCATTTGCACGGGACCGTGCACTAAAAGCGTATGCTGCTGCTTTGGGAAAAACCAATACATAA
- a CDS encoding TetR/AcrR family transcriptional regulator: protein MTVQQENIREEIILSSMKVFETYGYTRVSMQDISKACGKGRSTLYYYFDSKMAVFDAIAMYLCREVFTVAKASYNRNASLEHNLTGFLRAKLRQINLITKRFHLAFEDLKSDPALLLSKTRYMLDEEIALIREMIEVAISKKEIQSLEKKDVLFLSEMLVTTSRCFEQEVILFDRFPDFETRLAWLTSICVKGLC, encoded by the coding sequence ATGACAGTGCAGCAAGAAAATATCCGGGAAGAAATTATTCTTTCATCGATGAAAGTCTTCGAGACTTACGGTTATACGCGCGTTTCGATGCAAGATATTTCAAAAGCATGTGGTAAGGGACGTAGTACATTGTACTATTACTTTGACAGTAAGATGGCTGTTTTCGATGCAATAGCGATGTATTTATGCCGCGAGGTATTTACCGTGGCGAAAGCGAGTTATAATAGAAACGCCTCTTTGGAGCACAACCTGACGGGGTTCCTAAGAGCGAAACTGAGGCAGATCAATTTGATTACTAAACGTTTCCATCTGGCGTTTGAGGACCTCAAATCTGATCCCGCACTACTGCTTTCTAAGACACGGTATATGCTGGATGAAGAGATTGCTCTGATTCGTGAAATGATCGAAGTGGCGATAAGCAAAAAGGAGATTCAGTCTTTAGAGAAAAAAGATGTTTTGTTTCTTTCGGAAATGCTTGTCACAACGTCTCGTTGTTTTGAACAGGAAGTTATCCTTTTTGACCGGTTTCCAGATTTCGAAACAAGGCTCGCCTGGTTAACAAGTATCTGTGTGAAAGGCTTGTGCTGA
- a CDS encoding GNAT family N-acetyltransferase produces the protein MIADTFPILTTSRLYLRQILDSDAESLFAYFSKDEVTVYYDLPTFESIEEAYTLISNWQQNFEKGTAIRWAICLKTDPQQLVGTCGFHNFSAEHFRAEIGYELHPDFWQQGIMTEAICAIISFGFDNCRLNRIEAFIDPDNLASRRLLEKMNLTSEGVLRDYFFEKGRFVDGEIFALLKKNYVEPVS, from the coding sequence ATGATCGCAGATACTTTTCCTATTTTAACAACGAGCCGACTCTATTTACGTCAGATTCTGGATAGTGACGCTGAGTCGTTATTTGCTTATTTTTCAAAAGACGAGGTGACTGTATACTATGACTTACCTACGTTCGAGTCTATTGAAGAAGCGTATACACTGATCAGCAACTGGCAGCAAAATTTCGAAAAGGGGACAGCCATTCGATGGGCCATCTGCTTAAAGACCGATCCACAACAACTGGTCGGTACCTGCGGCTTTCATAACTTTTCCGCCGAGCATTTTCGTGCAGAAATCGGCTATGAACTTCACCCTGATTTTTGGCAGCAAGGAATCATGACCGAAGCAATTTGTGCGATCATTTCTTTTGGATTTGATAACTGTAGACTGAATCGCATCGAAGCCTTTATTGATCCTGATAATCTCGCCTCCCGTAGGCTGCTGGAAAAAATGAACCTGACCTCCGAAGGAGTTCTGCGTGATTATTTCTTTGAAAAAGGACGTTTCGTCGATGGCGAAATCTTTGCCTTACTAAAGAAGAATTATGTTGAGCCAGTTTCCTGA
- a CDS encoding cytidine deaminase family protein has translation MNKNLKEIAKEIAGTRVLNDFIEYGGVAAAIETVAGNIYTGISIDTACSMGFCAEHAAVAEMLKHHESVIRAIVAVDSAGNPVPPCGRCRELISQLSRQNLEAVVEVKKGVFKKLEELLPFDWKEDQERNW, from the coding sequence ATGAATAAAAACCTTAAAGAAATCGCAAAAGAAATTGCAGGTACGAGAGTGCTGAACGATTTTATTGAATATGGAGGAGTCGCAGCGGCCATAGAAACCGTTGCGGGAAATATTTATACGGGTATCAGCATAGATACCGCCTGTTCTATGGGATTTTGTGCAGAGCATGCTGCAGTTGCCGAAATGCTAAAACATCATGAGTCTGTGATCAGGGCAATTGTAGCTGTCGACAGTGCTGGCAATCCTGTACCGCCATGTGGGCGTTGCAGGGAATTGATCAGCCAATTGTCCAGGCAAAACCTAGAGGCTGTGGTAGAAGTCAAAAAAGGGGTATTTAAGAAGCTTGAAGAATTGTTGCCTTTTGACTGGAAAGAAGATCAGGAGCGAAATTGGTAA
- a CDS encoding GrpB family protein → MKLPFQPYQQIWKDQFEGIKKQLSDVLQPLKPRIEHIGSTAVEGLSAKPIIDIQLGLHSEADLNRVPELLRLPHVVYYQKYNRDWPGRRFFVFLKQPALQFGIPNVVEVDEEIPEILHDHGLRLAQVHAFVKGTADWVRHIAFRDYLKAHPEIRSAYQKLKEQLVQQDWKDGNDYNKEKDQFLKTQQQLALAWYGDELNRNGRMEKVK, encoded by the coding sequence ATGAAACTACCCTTTCAGCCTTACCAGCAGATCTGGAAAGATCAATTTGAAGGCATCAAAAAACAATTAAGCGATGTTCTACAACCACTGAAACCACGTATTGAACATATTGGCAGTACAGCTGTAGAAGGACTTTCCGCAAAACCGATCATTGATATACAGCTTGGTCTGCATAGTGAGGCTGATCTGAACCGTGTTCCCGAGCTGCTTCGCTTACCGCACGTGGTTTATTATCAGAAGTATAACAGAGATTGGCCGGGACGTCGCTTTTTTGTATTCCTGAAGCAGCCAGCCCTACAATTTGGTATTCCCAATGTGGTCGAGGTGGATGAGGAGATTCCGGAAATACTGCACGACCACGGTCTCCGGCTGGCACAGGTGCATGCATTTGTAAAAGGTACCGCAGATTGGGTTCGGCATATTGCCTTTCGTGATTATTTAAAAGCACATCCGGAAATACGGTCAGCTTATCAAAAGCTGAAAGAACAGCTAGTCCAGCAGGACTGGAAAGATGGAAATGATTATAATAAAGAAAAGGACCAGTTTCTAAAGACACAACAACAGCTTGCATTGGCCTGGTATGGCGATGAGCTGAACCGAAACGGGCGCATGGAGAAAGTGAAATGA
- a CDS encoding acyltransferase family protein, which translates to MTNSSVSTPVFKDSKPHYPVLDGLRGIAAITVVCFHIFEAFASSHLDQRINHGYLAVDFFFILSGFVVGYAYDDRWDRMTTKDFIQRRLIRLHPMVIAGALMGAGLFYFQECSVWDVTQVTVSSLFIATLLNALLLPALPGQEVRGLGEMFPLNGPSWSLLFEYIGNILYALVLRRLSTGLLGGVVAMAACGLAIFAVWGPLGDICAGFSLTSTEFTAGSLRFLFSFSAGLLLSRVFKPFRFKGAFWTCGLILVALLALPRIGGAENLWMNGLYDTFCCVMVFPLLVVLGASGTASDRLTNWLCKFLGDISYPLYMVHYPFIYVYYAWVKNEQLTFEQSLPGAAAVVFGSIVLAYGCLRYYDIPVRKYLTQRFLTYKRK; encoded by the coding sequence ATGACAAATTCGTCTGTTTCAACCCCTGTTTTTAAAGACAGCAAACCACACTATCCGGTATTGGATGGTCTCCGTGGAATCGCCGCAATCACCGTTGTGTGTTTTCATATCTTCGAAGCTTTTGCGAGCAGCCACTTGGATCAACGGATCAACCATGGCTACTTGGCGGTAGATTTTTTCTTTATACTTTCAGGCTTTGTTGTTGGTTATGCCTATGATGACCGATGGGACAGGATGACGACTAAGGATTTTATCCAGCGCAGACTTATACGTCTTCACCCTATGGTCATAGCGGGTGCGCTTATGGGTGCTGGGCTATTTTATTTCCAGGAATGTTCGGTATGGGACGTGACGCAGGTGACAGTTTCGTCACTTTTTATCGCTACGTTGTTGAATGCGCTGCTGCTTCCCGCACTTCCGGGTCAGGAAGTGCGGGGACTGGGGGAGATGTTTCCATTGAACGGCCCGAGCTGGTCCTTGCTTTTTGAATATATCGGCAATATCCTTTATGCTTTGGTTCTCCGGAGACTTTCCACAGGGCTACTCGGTGGTGTAGTCGCAATGGCCGCATGTGGATTGGCGATTTTCGCCGTATGGGGCCCATTAGGTGATATCTGTGCTGGCTTTTCACTGACATCAACTGAGTTTACCGCTGGATCGTTACGTTTTCTGTTTTCATTTTCTGCGGGCCTATTGTTGTCCCGAGTTTTTAAACCCTTCCGGTTTAAGGGCGCCTTCTGGACTTGTGGTCTTATTCTTGTCGCATTATTAGCCCTTCCGCGTATCGGTGGAGCCGAGAACCTTTGGATGAACGGGCTGTACGATACTTTCTGCTGTGTCATGGTATTTCCATTGCTCGTTGTGCTGGGTGCCAGCGGAACGGCCAGCGATAGGCTGACGAACTGGTTATGCAAATTTCTTGGTGATATTTCATACCCGCTGTATATGGTACATTATCCTTTTATTTATGTCTATTATGCGTGGGTAAAGAATGAACAGCTTACTTTTGAACAGTCTCTTCCGGGAGCTGCCGCTGTGGTATTTGGGAGTATTGTGCTGGCCTATGGCTGCTTGAGATATTATGATATTCCTGTACGAAAATATTTAACCCAGCGTTTCCTGACATACAAACGTAAATAA
- a CDS encoding GNAT family N-acetyltransferase, translating to MKYEIKKASLDDLDATAELFDLYRIFYRQEPDFEKGKAFLKERFLRDESHVFLLFVDGKAVGFVQLYKLFHYTRLKLQWLLSDLFVHADYRGRGLSVALIDRSKQWCAETGACGLMLETEKTNDIGNNLYPRCGFEYDNIHNYYHWWNS from the coding sequence ATGAAATACGAAATTAAAAAAGCAAGTCTTGACGATTTGGACGCGACAGCCGAACTATTTGATCTTTACCGGATTTTTTACCGCCAGGAACCGGATTTTGAAAAGGGTAAAGCCTTTTTAAAAGAAAGGTTTTTAAGGGATGAATCGCACGTTTTTCTGCTGTTTGTGGATGGTAAAGCAGTAGGGTTTGTACAGCTTTATAAATTATTCCATTACACCAGACTCAAATTACAGTGGCTGTTGAGCGATTTATTTGTGCATGCTGATTATCGGGGGAGAGGCCTTTCAGTCGCGCTTATTGACCGTAGCAAACAATGGTGTGCTGAAACAGGAGCATGCGGTCTTATGCTTGAAACCGAGAAAACAAATGATATTGGGAACAACCTGTACCCGCGTTGTGGCTTTGAATACGACAACATACATAATTATTATCATTGGTGGAACTCGTAA
- a CDS encoding YqaE/Pmp3 family membrane protein — translation MILIAVLLPWLSFFLRGKILSGIICLILQLTILGWLPAAIWAVASRVDGKNKQRIRSLERRMGR, via the coding sequence ATGATCTTAATCGCCGTACTGCTACCATGGTTATCGTTCTTTTTACGTGGTAAAATCTTGAGCGGAATAATCTGCCTGATTCTTCAGCTTACTATTCTGGGATGGTTACCTGCTGCTATTTGGGCGGTAGCTTCGCGTGTCGATGGCAAAAATAAGCAACGTATCAGGAGCCTCGAACGTAGAATGGGCCGTTAA
- a CDS encoding alpha/beta fold hydrolase: MHALQPKMGYAPINGIKLYYEIYGNGRPLVLIHGGGSSGFSDFEETVRRLQDRYQLILPDMQNHGRSAHRTVPETFEQDVMDIISLLDHLSIGKASIFGFSNGATTALKLAALFPDKVDKLIAASGNTKRDGLIDGFFESMESSTIDAVPQFLKDNFLKLNPDPDKFKNMYEKDSQRMIHFQDFEQGVLAGIQCPVFLLGGDQDVVRTQHLASMHQEIPNCRLMILPANHGNYMMRDFFGNVDEVLIDFTLGQIKAFLDTE, from the coding sequence ATGCATGCATTACAGCCGAAGATGGGCTACGCGCCCATAAATGGAATAAAACTTTACTATGAGATATATGGAAATGGCAGGCCATTGGTACTTATCCATGGAGGTGGCTCTTCTGGTTTTTCTGATTTTGAGGAAACTGTAAGACGCTTGCAGGATCGCTATCAGCTGATTTTACCGGACATGCAAAATCATGGGAGATCAGCCCATAGAACAGTACCAGAAACATTCGAGCAGGACGTCATGGATATAATAAGTCTATTGGACCATTTGTCTATCGGGAAAGCTTCAATTTTTGGTTTCAGCAACGGAGCGACCACGGCATTGAAATTAGCTGCTCTGTTTCCGGACAAAGTCGATAAGCTGATTGCGGCTTCAGGCAATACTAAACGGGACGGACTGATAGATGGCTTCTTTGAGAGCATGGAATCGTCTACCATAGATGCTGTGCCTCAATTTTTGAAGGATAACTTTTTAAAGCTTAATCCAGATCCTGATAAATTTAAAAACATGTATGAAAAGGACAGCCAACGCATGATCCACTTTCAGGATTTTGAACAGGGGGTGCTGGCGGGAATACAGTGCCCGGTCTTTTTGTTGGGCGGGGACCAGGATGTGGTCAGAACGCAGCATCTGGCGTCAATGCATCAAGAGATTCCCAATTGCCGGTTGATGATCCTACCTGCCAATCACGGGAATTATATGATGCGGGACTTCTTTGGTAATGTGGATGAAGTACTGATTGATTTTACCCTGGGACAAATTAAGGCCTTTTTAGATACTGAATGA
- a CDS encoding SRPBCC domain-containing protein, with protein MEEVNLSTKKLVSVVLVERPIEEVWGHWGKPESIRQWNIPFDDWHCPLVINDLTEGGLFDFRMEQRNNHEGFNYRGIYHRIIPLECIESTGNGRNCIVEFQAIDDNTIVRETFEPDTMVPFDLQQAFTDAVLMNFKKFVEKTQLSLGADQY; from the coding sequence ATGGAGGAGGTAAATCTAAGTACTAAAAAACTTGTTTCGGTCGTTTTGGTGGAGCGGCCTATCGAGGAGGTTTGGGGGCACTGGGGTAAGCCCGAGTCTATCAGGCAATGGAACATTCCCTTTGATGACTGGCATTGTCCGCTGGTCATCAACGACCTTACGGAAGGCGGACTCTTCGATTTCAGAATGGAGCAACGGAATAATCACGAGGGCTTTAATTATCGGGGAATATATCATCGTATTATACCATTGGAATGTATCGAAAGTACAGGCAATGGCAGAAATTGCATTGTTGAGTTTCAGGCCATTGACGACAATACAATCGTACGAGAGACATTTGAGCCGGATACGATGGTGCCTTTTGATTTGCAACAAGCCTTTACTGATGCCGTCCTCATGAATTTTAAAAAATTTGTCGAAAAAACACAGCTATCTTTGGGAGCTGATCAATATTAG
- a CDS encoding DUF1266 domain-containing protein, with protein MMFKFFRELWSSARKGLDEAKEEMAHNAVLAAHDSAKIVDQKLLKTVPYAEQFGTALGAPFRTIVFGDWFTVFGSKNDDGTYPVHLYQFGDYPKQPEYQSEFLKLLKRDFGIEDAGSCLAVLAFYFNLLDIPASGTALKSASEQISPAMWDIRKPGADALAIAVASHLITAATDAGLLSKSAALTMLEKLSDCAGLRFNSWETYSQCFLEGENNVGLNNKIGRSYLKRYIGYLRGKVGSPWNNVRWIERPMSGYR; from the coding sequence ATGATGTTTAAATTTTTTAGAGAACTATGGAGTAGTGCCAGAAAAGGGCTGGATGAAGCAAAAGAAGAGATGGCGCATAATGCTGTACTGGCAGCCCACGATAGTGCGAAAATAGTTGATCAGAAGCTATTAAAAACGGTTCCGTATGCTGAGCAGTTTGGTACAGCATTAGGGGCTCCATTCAGGACTATTGTCTTCGGTGACTGGTTTACGGTATTTGGGAGTAAAAATGACGATGGCACATATCCTGTGCATCTCTATCAGTTTGGAGACTATCCTAAACAGCCAGAATATCAAAGTGAATTTTTGAAGTTATTGAAAAGGGATTTTGGAATAGAGGATGCCGGAAGCTGCCTTGCGGTTTTAGCCTTTTATTTTAACTTGCTGGATATACCTGCGTCTGGCACCGCACTGAAAAGCGCAAGCGAGCAAATCAGTCCTGCCATGTGGGATATTCGTAAGCCCGGAGCGGATGCATTGGCCATTGCTGTTGCCAGCCATCTGATCACAGCTGCAACTGACGCTGGACTTCTTTCGAAATCAGCGGCATTAACGATGTTGGAGAAGCTGTCAGATTGTGCAGGATTGCGCTTTAATAGCTGGGAAACATACTCCCAGTGTTTTCTGGAAGGTGAAAATAATGTGGGCCTGAATAACAAAATCGGAAGGTCTTATCTTAAAAGATATATTGGTTATTTAAGGGGCAAAGTTGGCAGCCCATGGAATAACGTTCGGTGGATTGAGCGCCCCATGTCGGGGTATAGGTAG
- the arsC gene encoding arsenate reductase (glutaredoxin) (This arsenate reductase requires both glutathione and glutaredoxin to convert arsenate to arsenite, after which the efflux transporter formed by ArsA and ArsB can extrude the arsenite from the cell, providing resistance.) — protein sequence MIKIFHYQQCSKSCAALDFLQKNAQEMQVQEYLHDTPSKAELKEILAMLGMKPLELIRKNESLFRERFQHLQLTDDEWIEVMVNNPVLIERPIVIKDDKAVIGRPLEKVVELLRDW from the coding sequence ATGATTAAAATATTCCATTATCAACAATGTAGCAAGAGTTGTGCAGCGTTGGATTTTTTGCAAAAAAATGCGCAGGAGATGCAGGTACAGGAATATCTGCACGACACTCCCAGCAAAGCTGAACTAAAGGAAATTCTGGCTATGCTTGGTATGAAGCCCTTGGAATTGATCCGAAAAAACGAATCCCTATTCCGTGAACGATTCCAGCACCTTCAGCTGACCGACGATGAGTGGATCGAGGTGATGGTAAACAACCCCGTATTGATCGAAAGGCCCATTGTCATAAAAGATGACAAAGCCGTGATAGGACGCCCATTGGAAAAGGTAGTCGAGCTTCTACGAGATTGGTAA
- a CDS encoding helix-turn-helix domain-containing protein, with protein MKSAESVIDFYKRHPEMVEVDPALNNMGFGHFNVFSRAACTVASPYNRRDFYKTSLIIGKGKLYYADKWIQIDRPAMLFANPVVPYSWEPESSEQSGWYCVFTEEFIQHSERIESLKDSPLFKIGSNPVYFPDREQLVEISTIFKKMMVEVSSSYVHKDDVLRSYLHLLIHEAMKSSPAQEYGTYTNASSRVSSLFLELLERQFPVNTTTPGLQLKSPADYAHALSVHINHLNRAVKETTGKTTSAHIAHRVAQEAKSLLLHTHWNIADIAYSLGFEYPSYFTSFFKKHTGISPNQLRTNTV; from the coding sequence ATGAAATCAGCGGAAAGCGTCATCGATTTTTATAAAAGGCATCCGGAAATGGTAGAGGTCGACCCCGCTCTAAACAATATGGGCTTTGGACACTTTAACGTCTTTAGCCGGGCCGCCTGTACAGTGGCGTCTCCCTACAATCGCCGTGATTTTTATAAGACCTCACTGATTATTGGGAAAGGAAAGCTGTACTATGCCGATAAATGGATACAGATAGACCGGCCGGCAATGTTATTTGCCAACCCGGTGGTACCCTACTCCTGGGAGCCTGAATCTTCAGAGCAATCGGGATGGTACTGTGTATTTACCGAAGAGTTCATCCAGCATAGTGAGCGCATCGAAAGCCTAAAAGACTCTCCTCTCTTTAAAATTGGGAGCAATCCAGTTTATTTCCCAGATAGGGAACAGCTGGTAGAAATTTCGACAATTTTCAAAAAAATGATGGTGGAGGTCAGCTCATCCTACGTGCATAAGGATGATGTATTACGCAGCTATCTCCATTTATTGATCCACGAAGCGATGAAGTCAAGTCCTGCTCAGGAGTATGGTACTTATACCAATGCGTCCTCTCGTGTATCCAGTCTTTTTCTAGAATTGCTGGAACGCCAATTTCCGGTAAACACGACCACCCCCGGCCTACAGCTGAAAAGTCCGGCTGACTATGCCCATGCTCTTTCGGTACATATCAATCACCTCAACCGTGCGGTTAAAGAGACCACAGGCAAAACAACCAGCGCGCATATCGCTCACCGTGTCGCACAAGAAGCCAAGTCATTGCTCTTACACACCCACTGGAACATCGCCGATATTGCTTACAGCCTAGGTTTTGAATACCCATCCTATTTCACTAGTTTCTTTAAAAAGCATACGGGAATATCGCCCAACCAGCTACGGACCAATACTGTTTGA